In the genome of Bradyrhizobium arachidis, one region contains:
- a CDS encoding sulfite exporter TauE/SafE family protein gives MQLYLPIADLPVNVFLVLAMGAAVGFVSGMFGIGGGFLMTPLLIFIGITPAVAVASVASHIAASSFSGAISYWRRRAIDPALASVLLCGGVTGTALGVWTFTQLRALGQLDLMIALSYVVLLTTVGSLMFSEGLRALMRTRHGAVPPRRTHNWIHGLPLKMRFKRSKIYLSVIPVVTVGIVIGFIGAVMGIGGGFILVPIMIYLLRVPTSTVIGTSMILTLVTMLFATMLHAVTNHLVDAVLALILMVGGVTGAQFGARAGQKIRGEQLRLLLGLLILSVGVRFAIELVIQPADLFTIRELGVTG, from the coding sequence ATGCAGCTCTATCTCCCGATCGCCGATCTGCCCGTCAACGTCTTCCTGGTGTTGGCGATGGGCGCGGCGGTCGGCTTCGTCTCCGGCATGTTCGGGATCGGCGGCGGTTTTCTCATGACGCCGCTCTTGATCTTCATCGGCATCACGCCGGCGGTGGCCGTCGCTTCGGTCGCGAGCCACATCGCGGCCTCGTCCTTCTCCGGCGCGATCTCCTATTGGCGGCGGCGCGCGATCGATCCGGCGCTGGCGAGCGTATTGTTGTGCGGCGGCGTCACCGGGACGGCGCTCGGGGTGTGGACCTTCACGCAGCTGCGTGCGCTCGGCCAGCTCGATCTGATGATCGCGCTCTCCTACGTCGTGCTGCTCACCACGGTCGGCAGCCTGATGTTCTCCGAGGGCCTGCGCGCCCTAATGCGGACCCGGCACGGCGCGGTGCCGCCGCGGCGCACGCATAACTGGATCCACGGCCTGCCGCTGAAGATGCGGTTCAAGCGCTCGAAGATCTATCTCTCCGTGATCCCCGTGGTGACCGTCGGCATCGTGATCGGCTTCATCGGCGCCGTCATGGGCATCGGCGGCGGCTTCATCCTGGTGCCGATCATGATCTACCTGTTGCGCGTGCCGACCTCGACGGTGATCGGGACCTCGATGATCCTCACCCTCGTCACCATGCTGTTCGCCACCATGCTGCATGCGGTGACCAATCATCTCGTTGACGCCGTGCTGGCGCTGATCCTGATGGTCGGCGGCGTCACCGGCGCGCAGTTCGGCGCCCGTGCCGGCCAGAAGATCCGCGGCGAGCAGCTGCGGCTGCTGCTCGGCCTCCTGATCCTGTCGGTCGGCGTGCGCTTCGCGATCGAGCTGGTGATCCAACCTGCGGATCTCTTCACCATCCGCGAGCTCGGGGTGACCGGATGA